Proteins from one Mus caroli chromosome 3, CAROLI_EIJ_v1.1, whole genome shotgun sequence genomic window:
- the S100a2 gene encoding protein S100-A2, protein MVYTFHKYTSQEDERLKHNKGEIKELLRKELLSYVGDNVDDEKVKKVMDNLDKDSDQQVDFRMYALVLVDSAISFNNFLEGSPALHSLPWISWLKQLSIFLSLY, encoded by the exons ATGGTCTATACCTTCCACAAGTACACCAGTCAAGAGGATGAGAGGCTCAAacacaacaaaggggagataaagGAGCTTTTGCGTAAGGAGCTGCTGAGCTATGTGGGG GATAACGTAGATGATGAGAAGGTGAAGAAGGTAATGGACAACCTCGATAAGGACAGTGACCAGCAGGTGGACTTCCGGATGTATGCCCTGGTTCTGGTGGACTCTGCTATCTCATTTAATAATTTCCTTGAGGGGTCCCCAGCGCTCCACTCCCTGCCGTGGATCTCTTGGTTGAAACAACTCTCTATCTTTTTAAGTTTGTATTAA
- the S100a3 gene encoding protein S100-A3 codes for MTRPLEQAVAAIVCTFQEYAGRCGDKYKICQSELKELLQKELPTWTPSEFRECDYNKFMSVLDTNKDCEVDFGEYVRSLASLCLYCHEYFKECPPEPPCPQ; via the exons ATGACCCGGCCCCTGGAGCAGGCAGTAGCTGCCATCGTGTGCACCTTCCAGGAGTATGCAGGGCGCTGTGGGGATAAATACAAGATCTGCCAGTCGGAGCTCAAGGAGTTGTTGCAGAAGGAGCTGCCCACCTGGACGCCG agtgagttccgggagtGTGACTACAATAAATTCATGAGTGTTCTGGATACCAACAAAGACTGCGAAGTGGACTTTGGGGAGTACGTGCGCTCACTTGCCAGCCTCTGTCTCTACTGCCACGAGTACTTCAAAGAGTGCCCCCCTGAGCCTCCTTGCCCCCAGTAG
- the S100a4 gene encoding protein S100-A4: MVRPLEEALDVIVSTFHKYSGKEGDKFKLNKTELKELLTRELPSFLGKRTDEAAFQKVMSNLDSNRDNEVDFQEYCVFLSCIAMMCNEFFEGCPDKEPRKK; this comes from the exons ATGGTGAGACCCTTGGAGGAGGCCCTGGATGTAATTGTGTCCACCTTCCACAAATACTCAGGCAAAGAGGGTGACAAGTTCAAGCTGAACAAGACAGAGCTCAAGGAGCTACTGACCAGGGAGCTGCCTAGCTTCCTGGGG AAAAGGACAGATGAAGCTGCGTTCCAGAAAGTGATGAGCAACTTGGACAGCAACAGGGACAATGAAGTTGACTTCCAGGAGTACTGTGTCTTCCTGTCCTGCATTGCCATGATGTGCAATGAATTCTTTGAGGGCTGCCCAGATAAGGAGCCCCGGAAGAAGTGA
- the S100a5 gene encoding protein S100-A5 isoform X2, with protein METPLEKALTTMVTTFHKYSGREGSKLTLSRKELKELIKTELSLAEMKESSIDNLMKSLDKNSDQEIDFKEYSVFLTTLCMAYNDFFLEDNK; from the exons ATGGAGACTCCTCTTGAGAAGGCACTGACCACCATGGTCACCACTTTCCATAAATATTCAGGGAGAGAGGGTAGCAAGCTGACCCTGAGtaggaaagaactgaaggagttgatcAAGACAGAGCTGAGTCTTGCAGAG atgaaggagagCAGCATTGATAACTTGATGAAGAGCCTGGACAAAAACAGTGACCAGGAGATTGACTTCAAGGAGTACTCTGTGTTCCTGACCACGCTGTGCATGGCCTACAATGACTTCTTCCTAGAGGATAACAAATGA
- the S100a5 gene encoding protein S100-A5 isoform X1, producing the protein METPLEKALTTMVTTFHKYSGREGSKLTLSRKELKELIKTELSLAEKMKESSIDNLMKSLDKNSDQEIDFKEYSVFLTTLCMAYNDFFLEDNK; encoded by the exons ATGGAGACTCCTCTTGAGAAGGCACTGACCACCATGGTCACCACTTTCCATAAATATTCAGGGAGAGAGGGTAGCAAGCTGACCCTGAGtaggaaagaactgaaggagttgatcAAGACAGAGCTGAGTCTTGCAGAG aagatgaaggagagCAGCATTGATAACTTGATGAAGAGCCTGGACAAAAACAGTGACCAGGAGATTGACTTCAAGGAGTACTCTGTGTTCCTGACCACGCTGTGCATGGCCTACAATGACTTCTTCCTAGAGGATAACAAATGA
- the LOC110291598 gene encoding protein S100-A6, with amino-acid sequence MACPLDQAIGLLVAIFHKYSGKEGDKHTLSKKELKELIQKELTIGSKLQDAEIARLMDDLDRNKDQEVNFQEYVAFLGALALIYNEALK; translated from the exons ATGGCATGCCCTCTGGATCAGGCCATTGGCCTTCTCGTGGCCATCTTCCACAAGtactctggcaaggaaggtgacAAGCACACCCTGAGcaagaaggagctgaaggagctgatcCAGAAGGAGCTCACCATTGGCTCT AAGCTGCAGGATGCTGAAATTGCAAGGCTGATGGATGATCTGGACCGTAACAAGGATCAGGAAGTAAACTTCCAGGAGTATGTTGCCTTCCTGGGGGCCTTGGCTTTGATCTACAATGAAGCTCTGAAATAA